The Pantanalinema sp. genome includes a region encoding these proteins:
- a CDS encoding ATP-binding protein produces MNQRPGTSDLPQEIQLTIPILQNMEVAATQTAEAVAGFMDFDSDQIDELKHALIEACINAFEHSKSQENKVYIRFVMRPDDLMVVIQDYGQGFDRESVPTPDIGAKIGGKDDYKRGWGLMLIESMVDSVEIVSGETGTMITMIKLRQKGGSQ; encoded by the coding sequence TTGAACCAGAGACCAGGCACCTCGGATCTCCCGCAGGAGATCCAGCTGACCATCCCCATATTGCAGAATATGGAGGTCGCCGCGACCCAGACCGCCGAGGCCGTTGCCGGGTTCATGGACTTCGATTCCGACCAGATCGACGAGCTCAAGCATGCCCTCATCGAGGCCTGCATCAACGCCTTCGAGCACTCCAAGTCCCAGGAGAACAAGGTCTACATCCGCTTCGTGATGCGCCCCGACGACCTGATGGTGGTCATCCAGGACTACGGCCAGGGCTTCGACCGGGAATCGGTGCCCACGCCGGACATCGGCGCCAAGATCGGCGGCAAGGACGACTACAAGCGGGGATGGGGCCTCATGCTCATCGAGAGCATGGTGGACTCCGTCGAGATCGTCTCCGGTGAGACCGGGACGATGATTACCATGATCAAGCTTCGGCAAAAGGGAGGTTCCCAGTGA